One Eurosta solidaginis isolate ZX-2024a chromosome 5, ASM4086904v1, whole genome shotgun sequence DNA segment encodes these proteins:
- the Pmm2 gene encoding phosphomannomutase, with product MSTANLQKGELLLIFDVDGTLTYPRTNVEPEFEEFLYTKVKPRANIATVGGSDLEKMFEQLNGKKILKQFDFLFPENGLVQIDHGKEAGKQNIVQHLGEPTLKRFINFVLRYLSELDLPIKRGTFIEFRNGMMNVCPMGRQCSRTERNMFVEYEKKNKVRHEMMKVLQKEFADVDLQYSIGGQISFDVFPKGWDKTYALRYIEANYKFKEIHFFGDKTEPGGNDYEIFIDPRVIAHKVATPEDTRRIVTEMLQLSC from the coding sequence ATGTCTACAGCAAATTTACAAAAAGGTGAGCTTCTACTGATTTTTGATGTGGACGGTACATTGACCTATCCTCGCACTAATGTCGAGCCGGAATTTGAAGAATTTCTTTATACAAAGGTGAAACCACGCGCCAACATTGCTACTGTGGGAGGATCGGATTTAGAAAAAATGTTTGAGCAACTAAATGGCAAAAAAATACTTAAGCAATTTGATTTCCTGTTTCCTGAAAATGGCTTAGTACAAATTGATCACGGTAAAGAAGCCGGTAAACAAAATATCGTACAGCATTTAGGTGAACCAACATTGAAGCGATTTATTAATTTTGTACTACGCTATCTGTCCGAATTAGATTTGCCAATTAAACGTGGAACATTTATAGAGTTCCGTAATGGTATGATGAATGTCTGCCCCATGGGTAGGCAATGTTCCCGCACAGAGCGGAATATGTTCGTAGAATATGAAAAAAAGAATAAAGTTCGCCATGAAATGATGAAGGTGCTTCAAAAAGAATTTGCGGATGTAGATTTACAGTATAGTATCGGTGGACAAATTAGTTTTGATGTTTTTCCTAAAGGTTGGGATAAAACATATGCTCTGCGTTACATTGAagcaaattacaaatttaaagaaatacATTTCTTTGGTGATAAGACTGAACCTGGCGGTAATGATTATGAAATTTTCATTGATCCCCGCGTGATAGCACATAAAGTAGCTACACCTGAAGACACTCGACGCATCGTAACAGAAATGCTGCAACTATCGTGTTGA